A window of Bacteroidia bacterium genomic DNA:
GCTAAATCTCTCATTAACTCTAAGTCAGCTTTAACGATTGTTAAAGACTCTTTAGTTGAGAAATCTTTGGGCTCAACCTCTTTAAGAGTAGCATTCTCTAAATAAGCTTTTAAGGTTGATAAAGGCATAACCTTCTTCATCTTTAATGTCTCTG
This region includes:
- a CDS encoding DNA starvation/stationary phase protection protein, with amino-acid sequence ETLKMKKVMPLSTLKAYLENATLKEVEPKDFSTKESLTIVKADLELMRDLATDIRNSADEAGDFEVTAMFEDYVAFYSKNIWFIDAMLG